The following DNA comes from Corynebacterium atrinae.
CGCCGATCAACCGGGCAGTCTCGGTGTGCGGCAGCCCGCCCAGATAGTGGTAGGCGATGGCGAGGCGCTGCCGATCTGGCAGCTGCGCCACGTCCTGCCAGATGCCCTCGTCCGCGCCGGGATTGCCCCTTGAAGAGGGATGCTCCGGCACTTCAGGAGTCGGGATGGCGCGCCGGGCACGGGTGATGTCGATGGACTTGCGCTGGGCGACTCGCACGAGCCACGCCTCCACGTTCGCGTCGCCGGGCAGTTCCGGCCACGAGCGCAAGGCGGCGAGAAAGGTCTCTGACCAGGCATCGTCGGCGTCGGCGCCGTAGCCCAGGACGGTGCGGCAAACCCGAAGGATCGTGGCCCCGTGCTGGTGCACTGCCTGCTCGAATGGACCTTTCATCTTTCGCAGCCTACTTAGAACAAGCGCTGCCCGGCGGGCTCTTCGAGCTCCAGCAGCCACCGCTTGCGCTCTAGTCCGCCGGCGAATCCGGTTAGGGAGCCGTCCGCACCGATGACGCGATGGCAGGGGATGATGATGGAGATGGGATTGTGTCCCACGGCTTGGCCCACCCGCTGAGCCAAGTGTCGGTTGCCCAGCTGCACAGCCAGGGCGCCGTAGGTGGTCGTTTCGCCGTAGGGGATCTCGCGCAGTAGCGCCCACACTCGTTCGGAGAACTCATCGCCGTGGGCCGCCAGGGGCACGTCGAAGGTCTGGCGTGCACCGGCGAAATACTCGGAGAGCTGCTCGGCTGCCTGAGACAACACCTCGTCATCGTCGGCGATCACCATTGCCCCAAACGAGGATGCTTCCGGCAGGTACCGGTGTCCGGGGAAGAAGATCCCACTCACCCCCGAATCCTCCGCGACGAGGGTCAGTTCACCCAGGACCGTCTGCACGAACGCGTGTCTCGTTGCCATCGTGATCACCTTTCCATCAATAGCTCTCACCTAGTAAACGCCGCAGCTCGGTCAAACGTGAGGTCTATAGGTCCGCCAGCAGTAAATCCAGCCCCACGGTGAAGGGCTCTTCGGAGTAGGGGTTTGACCCAGCTAAGCCCGCTGGCGCTGGCTTAAAGGCCTCCGTCGCCCGCCGCAACTCAAGCAATGGCTGGCCCCCGTCGGCGGGGACTTCAAAGATGTGCGCGGGGGCTTGGGTATCAAAGGCGGATCCGTAGATGAAGGATTCCATTGCTACGACCCTTGGCATGACCTGATGGGCGGGAACACCGGCGTAGAACAGCGCGGCGGCGACGGCATCGTACATTTCCTGTGTCCGTGGTGCGCCAGCGACGGGAAGGGTTGCGATGACTTGGACCAAGGGGGTGTGTTCGGCGAAGACATCGCGATAGGAGCGGGCCCAGGCGCGCAGTGCATCGGCGACACCAATTTCGCCGCGCGTGGCGCGCAACAGGGGCTCGGTATCGACCAGCCCCATGACGGCGTCCTGCAAGAGAACCAGGAGCTCGGCTTTGTTGGTGATGTGGTTGTAGAGGGCACTGGGGGCTACTCCCAGGTGGCGGGCCAACGCAGACATGGTGAGTTTGTCGTAGCCAGTCTCGAGGGTGAGCTTCAAGGCTGCCGCAGCGATAGCGTCGCGGGTAATGGCGGGCTGAGCTGGGCGTCCTCGGCCGCGGGGTCGCCGGGATTTATTCATTGGGGACAGACTCTTCCCTTCGTGACGTGGATCATATACAGTGACGGGCAACACATAATGAATGCCGTTCATTATGTTCTAGGGTTCAGACCCCATTGTCGTATATCACTACCCCGCCAGACGCGGGAATGACAGGAGACATCGTGAACGCCAACGATATTCAGACTCTCGACCGAGATGTCGTCGTCATCGGAGCCGGTCCCGCCGGACTCATGGCCGCCCGCACCCTCAAGAAAAACGGCCTGTCCGTGGCCGTCCTCGAAGCTCGCGAGCGCGTCGGCGGTCGGACATGGAACGGCGTCGTCGCCGACGCCCAGGGCAACGAGCACTTCATCGAACTCGGTGGCCAGTGGATTTCCCCCGACCAAACCCGGCTCATTGAGCTGGTCGACGAGCTGGGCTTGAGCACCTTCCAGCGCTACCGCGAAGGCAAGTCCATCTACGTCTCCCCAGATGGCACCCGCCACGAGTACGAGGGCGACGTTCTTCCCACTTCCGGCACCACCCGGGAGGCCGCCGACAAGCTCATCGCTGACCTCGACGCACTCGTCGCCGAGATCGATCCGGCTAAGCCGTGGGAGCATCCCCGCGCCGCCGAGCTTGATGCCATTTCCTTCCGGGACTGGCTCGCCGAGCGGTGCGACGACGAAGAGGCGATCGACAACGTCTCCATCTACGTGGCCTCCGGAATGTTGACCAAGCCCTCGCGGACCTTTTCCGCCTTGCAGGCGGCGCTGATGGCGGCGTCGGCAGGCTCTTTCTCCAACCTGGTGGATGAAGATTTCATCCTTGATGCCCGCGTCGATGGCGGCATGCAGTCCGTCTCCCTGACCATGGCACAGGAACTGGGCGACGACGTCATCCTTGGCTCCCCGGTGCGATCGCTTACCTGGGCGACCCCCGATGCCACCACCGCTGACCCGCTGAACAAGGTCAAAGCCGATGTTCGCAACGGCGTCGACAACAATGGCGGTCCTGGCAACGTCACCGCCTACTCAGACAAGGCCATTGTTAACGCTCGCTACGTCGTGCTCGCCATTCCGCCGAACCTCTACAGCCGCATCAGCTACACCCCGCCGCTGCCCCGCGATCAGCACATCGCTCATCAGCACATTTCCATGGGCCTCGTCATCAAGGTTCACGCCGTGTATGACACCCCCTTCTGGCGCGAAAAGGGCCTGTCCGGCACCGGCTTCGGCGGCGGGCGCCTGGTCCAGGAGGTCTACGACAACACCAACTACTCCGGCGATCAGGAAGACCCCTACGGCACGCTCGTCGGTTTCGTATCGGATGTTTATGCCGAGCAAATGTGGCATCTGCCCGCCGAGGAGCGCAAGGCCGCCATCCTCGAGGCGATGTCGCTCTACCTGGGCGAGGAGACAAAGAACCCCATCGCCTTCTACCTCTCTGACATGGCCGCCGAGGAATGGACCCGCGGTGCCTACGCCACCAGCTATGACCTGGGAGGACTCTCGCGCTGGGGTCACCTGCAGAACCAGCCCACCGGCCCCATCCATTACGCCTGCTCGGACATCGCTGGGGAAGGCTACCAGCATGTGGATGGTGCCATCCGCATGGGCGAGGCCGTCGCAAAGCACATCCTGGACCAGGAGTGAGTGCGATGCGCACCCCCAAGGGACGATTCCTCGTCGGCTACGTGGCAACCCATTTCGGACGCGACGCGCTCAACCTGGCTATATCGCTGGCGCAGGGCCGCGATGTCCACATCGATATTGTCATGGTTGTCCCCGTTGACAACCCCTATTCGGGCACGTACCCGCACGATCGTGGCTACTCGTCGATCGTCGAGGAGCAGATGGCGCAATGGCTGCAGGATGCCCTCGACCGCGTGCCGGAGGGCATCTCAGCCACCGGACGCATCGTGGCGGGCGAATCGGAGGCCGAGACCCTCCACCGAACCGCGCTCGAACTAGGCGCCGACCTCATCGTGGTCGGTGCCCGCGACGGAGCCATCCTCAGCCGGTTCCGCGTCGGTTCGGTAGCCAATGCCCTCCTGCATTCCTCCAGTGTGCCGGTGGCGCTCGCCCCGGCAGGCTTCGATTACACCGGCCCCACCACTCGTTTCACTGCCATGTTCGGCTCCCGACCCGGCGCGCCCGACGTCGTCGGTCTCGCCGTCGACCGCGCCCGCCGTCGCGGAGTGCCGTTGCGCCTGGCCTCGCTGGTGCTCAGCGATGCGACAGTGCTTGACGACGTCCGCGCACTCGGCGATGCACGCCTCACCGAGTTGGCGGGGGAGATGGTCGAATCGGGCGCTGCCACGACGATCATCGCCGCCGGCGACTCCATCGAGCAGGCGATGCAGCAGCTCGACTGGCAAAAGGGCGACGTCGTCGTGGTTGGTTCCTCACGCATGGCGGTCAACGGCCGCATCTTCATTGGCACCACGGCGGCCAAAATCCTGCGCACCATCCCGGTGCCCATGCTCGTCGTGCCAGCTGGCTACAT
Coding sequences within:
- a CDS encoding RNA polymerase sigma factor, whose protein sequence is MKGPFEQAVHQHGATILRVCRTVLGYGADADDAWSETFLAALRSWPELPGDANVEAWLVRVAQRKSIDITRARRAIPTPEVPEHPSSRGNPGADEGIWQDVAQLPDRQRLAIAYHYLGGLPHTETARLIGGTAEAVRRASADGIKNLRRTYSTEEPS
- a CDS encoding flavin monoamine oxidase family protein, with protein sequence MQTLDRDVVVIGAGPAGLMAARTLKKNGLSVAVLEARERVGGRTWNGVVADAQGNEHFIELGGQWISPDQTRLIELVDELGLSTFQRYREGKSIYVSPDGTRHEYEGDVLPTSGTTREAADKLIADLDALVAEIDPAKPWEHPRAAELDAISFRDWLAERCDDEEAIDNVSIYVASGMLTKPSRTFSALQAALMAASAGSFSNLVDEDFILDARVDGGMQSVSLTMAQELGDDVILGSPVRSLTWATPDATTADPLNKVKADVRNGVDNNGGPGNVTAYSDKAIVNARYVVLAIPPNLYSRISYTPPLPRDQHIAHQHISMGLVIKVHAVYDTPFWREKGLSGTGFGGGRLVQEVYDNTNYSGDQEDPYGTLVGFVSDVYAEQMWHLPAEERKAAILEAMSLYLGEETKNPIAFYLSDMAAEEWTRGAYATSYDLGGLSRWGHLQNQPTGPIHYACSDIAGEGYQHVDGAIRMGEAVAKHILDQE
- a CDS encoding universal stress protein, whose amino-acid sequence is MRTPKGRFLVGYVATHFGRDALNLAISLAQGRDVHIDIVMVVPVDNPYSGTYPHDRGYSSIVEEQMAQWLQDALDRVPEGISATGRIVAGESEAETLHRTALELGADLIVVGARDGAILSRFRVGSVANALLHSSSVPVALAPAGFDYTGPTTRFTAMFGSRPGAPDVVGLAVDRARRRGVPLRLASLVLSDATVLDDVRALGDARLTELAGEMVESGAATTIIAAGDSIEQAMQQLDWQKGDVVVVGSSRMAVNGRIFIGTTAAKILRTIPVPMLVVPAGYIYEEGGGSL
- a CDS encoding TetR/AcrR family transcriptional regulator; this encodes MNKSRRPRGRGRPAQPAITRDAIAAAALKLTLETGYDKLTMSALARHLGVAPSALYNHITNKAELLVLLQDAVMGLVDTEPLLRATRGEIGVADALRAWARSYRDVFAEHTPLVQVIATLPVAGAPRTQEMYDAVAAALFYAGVPAHQVMPRVVAMESFIYGSAFDTQAPAHIFEVPADGGQPLLELRRATEAFKPAPAGLAGSNPYSEEPFTVGLDLLLADL
- a CDS encoding methylated-DNA--[protein]-cysteine S-methyltransferase, whose protein sequence is MATRHAFVQTVLGELTLVAEDSGVSGIFFPGHRYLPEASSFGAMVIADDDEVLSQAAEQLSEYFAGARQTFDVPLAAHGDEFSERVWALLREIPYGETTTYGALAVQLGNRHLAQRVGQAVGHNPISIIIPCHRVIGADGSLTGFAGGLERKRWLLELEEPAGQRLF